The following are encoded together in the Ranitomeya imitator isolate aRanImi1 chromosome 4, aRanImi1.pri, whole genome shotgun sequence genome:
- the LOC138676197 gene encoding uncharacterized protein produces the protein MSFLPDDQTTISSKDQKIQRDEIYSPRGNVALGLHDSLHTVSGLGSSPHSRQMGWSSWHSNQKDSHTRASESILNMVDECQKPPQGCELDSVSTNHDQVRCKRGWGAMINHVPYPGLWDQSIRGKSSNFRELKAVEEALLAASRQISGQQIYSDMTSVAHIKHQGSTKFISLKKISAQIFCWAEKHLLSLMAIHLKGAANIQADYLSRQDIHPGEWSLDHQTFNMLVRKWCLPEVDLFASLQNAKVETFFSLNPRGNPRGVDALVQDCHFHLAYAFPPIPILAKVLRKIQIERTPTILIAPLWPKRSWFNLIIQLQVGGPVMLLVKDNLLSQGPILLSGRRHTSEFYGRMRGAENTNCIRYNDSLWPSSYQPYFTDPYYTVLYGRRKSQHAAFVTLVRKKSANESLWGREKYGLHTDQQCDL, from the coding sequence atgtccttcctTCCAGACGATCAGACTACCATTAGTAGTAAAGATCAAAAAATTCAAAGAGATGAGATCTACTCTCCAAGAGGGAATGTCGCTCttgggctccatgacagcctgcatacagtcagtggcttgggctcaagcccacaTTCTAGACAAatgggatggtcgtcctggcacTCTAACCAAAAAGATTCACACACCAgggcgagtgaaagcatccttaacatggtggatgaatgcCAGAAACCTCCTCAAGGGTGTGAGTTGGATTCAGTTTCCACTAATCACGATCAAGTCAGATGCaaaaggggctggggagccatgataaatcatgttccttatccAGGTCTTTGGGACCAGTCGATCAGAGGGAAATCGTCAAATTtccgagaactcaaagctgtggaggAGGCCCTGTTAGCAGCAAGTCGTCAGATTTCTGGACAACAGATATATTCAGACATGACCTCGgtggctcatatcaagcaccagggcagtacaaaattcaTCAGCCTAAAGAAAATCTCCGCTCAAATTTTTTGTTGGGCTGAAAAACACTTACTGTCCCTGATGGCAATTCATCTGAAAGGTGCTGCCAATATTcaggcagattacctgagtcgccaggacattcaccccggcgaatggagcctggatcaTCAAACATTCAACATGCTAGTACGCAAGTGGTGTCTCCCAgaagtcgacctctttgcctctctcCAAAACGCAAAGGTCGAAACCTTTttctccttgaacccaagaggcaatcccagaggagtaGATGCCTTAGTCCAAGATTGTCATTTTCATCTAGCCTATgcatttccaccaatcccaatTCTTGCAAAGGTGCTACGGAAAATACAGATAGAAAGGACCCCGACTATTTTGATAGCTCCAttatggcccaaaagaagttggttcaacttgattaTCCAGCTACAGGTGGGCGGGCCGGTAATGTTACTGGTAAAGgacaatctcctctctcagggacCCATTCtcctctcaggccggcgtcacactagcgagttttacggacgtatgagaggtgcagaaaatactaattgcatacggtacaatgattctctatggcccagctcctatcagccatattttactgatccgtattatacggtcttgtacggccgtagaaaatcgcagcatgctgcgtttgtcaccttagtgcgcaaaaaatccgccaatgaaagtctatgggggcgagaaaaatacggattacacacggaccagcagtgtgacttgtga